The following proteins come from a genomic window of Pseudomonas hygromyciniae:
- a CDS encoding GntT/GntP/DsdX family permease produces MIYEFHNQFDVTLSEEYRMATSPGVWLLAYAAIAIIALIVLIARYRLNPFIVITLVSIGLALLAGMPADTIMGSYEAGVGKTLGHIALVVALGTMLGKMMAESGGAEQVARTLINRFGERNAHWAMVCIAFLVGLPLFFEVGFVLLVPIAFTVARRVGVSILMVGLPMVAGLSVVHALVPPHPAAMMAVLAYNASVGQTVLYAILIGIPTAIIAGPVYAKFIVPRIHLPAENPLERQFIEREPRTRLPSFGLTMGTILLPVVLMMIGGWANLISTPGSGFNQFLLFIGNSVIALLVATLLSFWTLGLAQGFNRESILKFTNECLAPTASITLLVGAGGGLNRILVDAGVTHEILGMANAFNLSPLVMGWLFAALMRIATGSATVAMTTASGVVAPVALGLGYPHPELLVLATGAGSVIFSHVNDGGFWLIKEYFNMTVIQTFKTWTVLETLISLVAFGLTYGLSLVL; encoded by the coding sequence ATGATTTATGAGTTTCACAACCAATTCGACGTGACCCTTTCCGAGGAGTACCGCATGGCCACATCACCTGGCGTCTGGCTGTTGGCATACGCTGCCATCGCCATCATTGCATTGATCGTGCTGATTGCACGTTACCGGCTCAACCCGTTTATCGTCATCACCCTGGTGTCCATCGGCCTGGCGCTGCTGGCCGGGATGCCGGCGGATACGATCATGGGGTCGTATGAGGCCGGGGTCGGCAAGACCCTGGGGCATATCGCGCTGGTGGTGGCCCTGGGCACGATGCTCGGCAAGATGATGGCCGAGTCCGGCGGTGCCGAGCAGGTGGCGCGTACCCTGATCAACCGTTTTGGCGAGCGCAATGCCCATTGGGCCATGGTGTGCATTGCCTTCCTGGTGGGGCTGCCGCTGTTTTTCGAGGTCGGTTTTGTATTACTGGTGCCGATCGCCTTTACCGTGGCCCGGCGCGTGGGGGTGTCGATTCTGATGGTCGGCCTGCCGATGGTCGCCGGTCTTTCGGTAGTGCATGCCCTGGTGCCGCCGCATCCGGCGGCGATGATGGCGGTGCTGGCCTACAACGCCTCGGTCGGGCAAACCGTGTTGTATGCGATTTTGATCGGCATCCCCACCGCGATCATCGCCGGCCCGGTGTACGCCAAGTTCATCGTGCCGCGTATCCACTTGCCTGCCGAGAACCCCCTGGAGCGCCAGTTCATCGAGCGCGAGCCACGTACCCGCCTGCCCAGTTTCGGCCTGACCATGGGCACCATTCTGTTGCCGGTGGTGCTGATGATGATCGGCGGTTGGGCCAACCTGATCTCTACGCCCGGCAGCGGCTTCAACCAGTTCCTGTTGTTTATCGGCAACTCGGTGATCGCCTTGTTGGTAGCGACCCTGCTCAGCTTCTGGACCCTGGGCCTGGCCCAGGGCTTCAACCGCGAGTCGATCCTCAAGTTCACCAACGAATGCCTGGCGCCGACCGCCAGCATCACCTTGCTAGTGGGCGCGGGCGGCGGCTTGAACCGGATCCTGGTGGACGCCGGCGTGACCCATGAAATCCTCGGCATGGCCAATGCCTTCAACTTGTCGCCGCTGGTGATGGGCTGGTTGTTCGCCGCGCTGATGCGCATTGCCACCGGCTCGGCCACTGTGGCCATGACCACCGCGTCCGGCGTTGTTGCGCCCGTGGCCCTGGGCCTGGGTTATCCACACCCGGAATTGTTGGTGCTGGCGACCGGTGCAGGCTCGGTGATTTTTTCCCACGTCAACGACGGTGGCTTCTGGCTGATCAAGGAATACTTCAATATGACGGTGATCCAGACCTTCAAGACCTGGACGGTGCTGGAGACTTTGATT
- a CDS encoding lysozyme inhibitor LprI family protein yields the protein MNRRTLAISAILLASSGTTMAADSSPALQKCMDSANTTAAMVGCNAQETKIQDKRLNSAYKTALQAQQGPRKQQLQDVQRLWIKYRDANCAFAGSATGGSIDQVNGSGCVLDMTQTRAEELENLVGP from the coding sequence ATGAACCGTAGAACCCTCGCCATCAGCGCAATACTGCTGGCCTCGTCCGGCACCACGATGGCCGCCGACAGCAGCCCTGCCCTGCAAAAATGCATGGACAGCGCCAACACCACCGCCGCGATGGTCGGCTGCAACGCCCAGGAAACCAAGATCCAGGACAAGCGCCTGAACAGCGCCTACAAAACCGCGCTGCAGGCCCAACAAGGCCCGCGCAAGCAACAATTGCAGGATGTGCAGCGCCTGTGGATCAAGTACCGCGATGCCAATTGCGCCTTCGCTGGCTCCGCGACCGGCGGCAGTATTGACCAGGTCAATGGCTCTGGGTGTGTGCTGGACATGACCCAGACCCGCGCCGAAGAACTGGAAAACCTCGTCGGGCCTTGA